One Malus domestica chromosome 11, GDT2T_hap1 genomic region harbors:
- the LOC114819601 gene encoding uncharacterized mitochondrial protein AtMg00810-like — MTQPPGFVDPKHEDYVCRLHKSLYGLKQAPWAWNERFTTFLPSLEFKSTYADSSLFVKTVDHSVVILLLYVDDIIITGSAMQAIIEVIQSLAKEFEIKDLGPLHYFLEIQIVQNMDGMFLSQDKYVTDLLTKSNMLLSKPCATPCLPNNRLLIDDGKPYNNPSLYRSLVGALQYLTFTRPDIAFAVHQVCQFMQRPMESHFLAVKRILRYLKATRGCGIHYVRGSLDITAYSDADWAGDRNDRRSTTGMVVFLGSNPISWMSKKQTTVSRSSTEAEYQTLSTTAAELDWLKSLLHFLQIPMTEQPLLFCDNLSAIALTCNPIQHQRTKHIEVDVHFVRERVAAQQLQVHFVSSTEQFADILTKGLSAPLFRTHCANLRLHFSAPELEGGC, encoded by the coding sequence ATGACACAGCCACCTgggtttgttgatccaaagcaTGAAGATTATGTGTGCAGGTTACATAAATCACTCTACGGTTTAAAACAGGCACCATGGGCCTGGAATGAGAGGTTCACGACTTTTCTACCATCTTTAGAGTTCAAGTCTACATATGCCGATTCATCCTTGTTTGTAAAAACTGTTGATCATTCTGTGGTGATCCTGCttttatatgtggatgacataatCATAACAGGGAGTGCTATGCAAGCTATCATTGAAGTTATTCAATCTCTTGCTAAGGAGTTTGAAATCAAAGATTTAGGACCCCTTCACTATTTTCTGGAGATTCAAATTGTGCAGAATATGGATGGCATGTTTCTTtcccaagacaagtatgtaaCTGACCTTTTAACTAAGTCGAACATGCTTCTCTCTAAACCCTGTGCTACTCCATGTTTGCCAAACAATAGACTACTCATCGATGATGGTAAGCCGTACAATAATCCTTCCTTGTATAGGAGCTTGGTTGGTGCCCTACAATACTTGACGTTTACTAGACCGGACATTGCTTTTGCTGTGCATCAGGTCTGTCAATTTATGCAAAGACCGATGGAATCTCATTTTTTGGCTGTGAAACGGATCCTCAGGTATCTAAAGGCTACTCGAGGCTGTGGTATTCACTATGTCCGAGGATCTCTTGATATAACTGCATatagtgatgcagattgggctggaGACCGTAATGATCGACGGTCAACTACGGGCATGGTGGTGTTCTTGGGTTCTAATCCTATTTCCTGGATGTCTAAGAAACAAACCACAGTCTCTCGGTCATCAACGGAGGCTGAATATCAGACACTATCTACTACAGCTGCTGAACTGGATTGGCTCAAGTCTCTGCTGCATTTTCTACAGATTCCAATGACTGAGCAACCCCTCCTCTTTTGTGACAATTTGTCTGCGATAGCTTTGACTTGCAATCCAATTCAACATCAACGAACAAAACATATTGAGGTTGATGTTCATTTTGTTCGTGAAAGGGTAGCAGCACAACAACTACAGGTGCACTTTGTGTCTTCAACTGAGCAGTTTGCAGATATCCTTACCAAAGGTCTCTCTGCCCCTCTTTTTCGGACTCATTGTGCCAATCTCAGGCTGCATTTCTCTGCTCCTGagcttgaggggggatgttag